From Nicotiana tabacum cultivar K326 chromosome 20, ASM71507v2, whole genome shotgun sequence, one genomic window encodes:
- the LOC107793489 gene encoding uncharacterized protein LOC107793489, with product MAALNSPQSLAVGEQAPGIYIPPKMNYAATVTKENVRQIQHTVLCPVRFEHGEPTVEFTTDEVKEFVIEEGLHQAVVIKFSYGKPELHDFRRIFPKQFDVKGSCNIGQPEFRHLLMRFDLYEDYVNFVSRSTGHINSNGDEFFFRTFPWTIGFDPRIKTSKAVVWISFPDLPPNYFAKKSLMSIASAVGKPLAIDKATKDRTRPSAARVKVLLDLLDKHPKKVKISVVDKLSGKFNNFRQKVIYDYLPMYCTCCNHQGHDEISCRAMKGRNKNAKENTEQNSRTDLDENCVEQLQGDARQLLNAIRDANQLEINDNVTKMQGAVNDTSNTQNKSKGKAIATGTLAIFTGQKTTGHIGGQ from the coding sequence ATGGCTGCGTTGAACTCTCCCCAGTCCTTGGCTGTGGGAGAGCAAGCACCTGGGATCTACATTCCTCCAAAAATGAATTATGCAGCAACTGTGACTAAAGAAAATGTGCGACAAATCCAACACACAGTTCTATGTCCAGTTAGATTCGAACATGGAGAACCAACCGTTGAATTCACCACAGATGAGGTGAAAGAGTTTGTCATAGAGGAAGGTTTACACCAAGCAGTTGTCATCAAATTCTCTTATGGAAAACCAGAACTTCACGACTTCAGAAGAATTTTTCCAAAACAGTTCGATGTGAAGGGATCGTGTAACATCGGGCAGCCGGAGTTTAGACATTTACTGATGCGATTCGATCTTTATGAAGATTATGTAAACTTTGTTTCCAGATCTACTGGGCACATTAACTCAAATGGAGATGAGTTCTTCTTCAGAACTTTTCCTTGGACGATTGGATTCGATCCAAGAATTAAGACATCGAAGGCTGTGGTGTGGATCTCATTCCCAGATCTTCCACCAAATTATTTTGCTAAGAAATCTTTGATGTCAATTGCATCTGCAGTTGGAAAACCTCTTGCTATtgataaggcgacgaaagatcgAACAAGGCCAAGCGCTGCGAGGGTTAAAGTGTTGCTGGATCTGCTGGATAAGCATCCCAAAAAAGTAAAGATTTCAGTCGTCGACAAACTTTCTGGAAAATTTAATAATTTCCGTCAAAAGGTTATATATGACTACCTGCCAATGTATTGTACATGTTGTAATCACCAAGGGCATGATGAAATTTCATGTCGCGCGATGAAAGgaaggaataaaaatgcaaaggAAAATACAGAGCAAAATAGTCGAACTGATTTGGATGAGAATTGTGTTGAACAACTTCAGGGTGATGCAAGGCAATTATTGAATGCAATAAGAGATGCCAATCAGCTGGAAATTAATGACAATGTGACTAAAATGCAAGGAGCGGTCAATGACACTTCAAATACTCAGAATAAGTCTAAAGGTAAGGCTATTGCTACAGGAACTCTGGCGATCTTCACAGGTCAAAAGACTACTGGACATATAGGAGGACAATAG